In one Liolophura sinensis isolate JHLJ2023 chromosome 11, CUHK_Ljap_v2, whole genome shotgun sequence genomic region, the following are encoded:
- the LOC135477606 gene encoding 3-ketoacyl-CoA thiolase A, peroxisomal-like encodes MERLQTLLGHLSTSSGQGEVRCCETAASEREDDVVIVAALRTPICKAKRGNLRETYEDDLLATVFTGVLNQTKIDPVLLGDICVGSVLQEGAGADTARMAQFYSGIPETTPLSAVNRQCSSGLQAVMNLAGSIRNGVCDIGLAAGVESMSRRSMNRGKVDINPKVFENEKASQCLIPMGITSENVATRFGVSRKNQDLFAYQSHMRAAKARQTGLFREEIVPVRTKITDKDGEAKEIMVYEDDGIRPTTTLEGLSKLKPAFQEGGSTTAGNSSQLSDGAAAVLLAKRSAALRHGLPILGVILSYAVVGVPPDVMGIGPAVAIPEALRKAGLKKEDIEIFEINEAFASQCLYCVEKLGLPQDKVNPNGGAIALGHPLGCTGARQIATLLHELKRRGKRAYGVVSMCIGTGMGAAAVLEYPG; translated from the exons ATGGAAAGACTGCAGACTTTGCTCGGTCATTTGTCCACCTCGAGCGGGCAAGGGGAGGTCCGGTGCTGTGAGACTGCGGCCAGTGAAAGGGAAGACGATGTGGTGATTGTGGCGGCCTTACGTACACCCATCTGTAAGGCGAAGCGAGGAAACCTGAGG GAGACTTACGAAGATGACCTGTTAGCAACAGTGTTTACAGGGGTGCTGAACCAAACCAAGATTGACCCAGTTCTGCTCGGAGATATTTGTGTAG GGAGTGTGTTACAAGAGGGAGCAGGAGCCGACACAGCCAGAATGGCCCAGTTTTACAG CGGTATTCCAGAGACGACGCCACTGTCAGCAGTGAACAGGCAGTGCTCATCAGGTCTACAGGCTGTCATGAACTTGGCAG GCAGCATCAGGAATGGTGTCTGTGACATAGGCCTAGCTGCAGG AGTGGAGTCCATGTCTAGGAGGTCGATGAATCGTGGCAAAGTGGATATTAATCCCAAGGTGTTTGAGAATGAGAAAGCAAGCCAGTGTCTCATTCCTATGGG AATCACATCAGAAAATGTGGCAACAAGGTTTGGCGTGAGTCGGAAAAATCAAGACTTATTTGCCTATCAGTCTCACATGAG AGCGGCTAAAGCCCGACAGACTGGGCTATTCAGGGAGGAGATTGTACCTGTGAGAACGAAGATAACAGACAAGGACGGGGAAGCCAAAGAAATTATG GTTTATGAAGATGATGGCATCAGACCAACAACAACGCTGGAGGGATTGTCCAAGCTTAAGCCAGCATTTCAGGAAGGTGGATCCACAACAGCAG GCAACTCTAGTCAACTGAGTGACGGAGCCGCGGCTGTGCTACTTGCTAAGCGCTCTGCAGCTCTGCGCCATGGCCTGCCTATCCTGGGGGTGATCCTCTCCTATGCGGTGGTCGGGGTTCCTCCAGATGTGATGGGTATTGGCCCGGCAGTGGCCATTCCTGAAGCTTTAAGGAAAGCTG GTTTGAAGAAGGAAGATATAGAAATCTTTGAAATTAACGAGGCGTTTGCCAGCCAGTGTTTGTATTGTGTGGAAAAGCTAGGGCTTCCTCAGGATAAGGTTAACCCCAATGGTGGGGCCATTGCCCTGGGGCACCCACTGGGGTGTACTGGGGCACGACAGATCGCTACACTCCTGCATGAGCTGAAGAGGAGGGGGAAAAG aGCCTATGGGGTGGTATCAATGTGCATTGGTACTGGCATGGGTGCGGCAGCAGTACTGGAATACCCGGGGTGA